One part of the Coffea eugenioides isolate CCC68of chromosome 10, Ceug_1.0, whole genome shotgun sequence genome encodes these proteins:
- the LOC113748874 gene encoding putative germin-like protein 2-1 encodes MGTPFLITIATMALLSSLAIASDPSPLQDFCVAINDPKNAVFVNGKICKDPKVVNANDFFFQGLNVPRNTANRQGSNVTAVNVNNLAGLNTLGVSLARLDFAPYGLNPPHTHPRATEVLFVLEGTLNVGFVTSNPPNNMKNQLFTKTLNPGDVFVFPEGLIHFQFNVAKTNAVAFAGFGSQNPGVITIANAVFGSDPLISADVLAKAFQVDKKVIDLLEAQFLK; translated from the exons ATGGGAACTCCATTCCTGATAACCATAGCCACAATGGCACTACTTTCATCCCTTGCTATCGCTTCTGATCCTAGCCCTTTGCAGGATTTTTGTGTTGCAATCAATGATCCCAAAAATGCTG TGTTTGTGAACGGAAAGATTTGTAAGGACCCAAAGGTCGTGAACGCCAATGATTTCTTCTTTCAGGGACTGAACGTACCTCGAAATACAGCAAATCGACAAGGTTCTAATGTTACTGCTGTGAACGTCAACAATCTAGCTGGGCTCAACACTTTGGGAGTTTCCCTAGCTCGTCTCGATTTCGCTCCTTATGGCCTAAACCCACCCCATACTCATCCTCGTGCAACCGAGGTCCTATTCGTGTTAGAGGGCACTCTTAATGTTGGGTTTGTCACTTCAAATCCACCAAATAACATGAAAAATCAACTCTTTACGAAAACGTTGAATCCAGGAGATGTTTTCGTGTTCCCTGAAGGTCTGATTCACTTCCAATTTAATGTTGCGAAGACGAATGCTGTTGCATTTGCTGGTTTTGGCAGCCAAAATCCAGGAGTCATTACTATTGCAAATGCAGTCTTTGGATCAGATCCTCTCATTTCTGCAGATGTTCTCGCCAAGGCATTCCAAGTCGACAAGAAAGTCATTGACTTACTTGAGGCACAGTTTTTGAAATGA